In one Pseudomonas sp. SCA2728.1_7 genomic region, the following are encoded:
- the azu gene encoding azurin has translation MFSKVVAVSLLALASSQLMAAECKTTVDSTDQMSFSTKAIEIDKSCKTFTIELTHSGNLPKNVMGHNLVISKEADMQPIATAGLAAGIDKNYLPEGDARIIAHTKIIGAKETDSVTFDVSKLDAAEKYGFFCSFPGHISMMKGTVTLK, from the coding sequence ATGTTTTCCAAAGTTGTTGCGGTATCCCTGCTGGCGCTGGCCAGCAGCCAATTGATGGCTGCCGAGTGCAAAACCACCGTTGACTCCACCGATCAGATGTCCTTCAGCACCAAAGCCATCGAAATCGACAAGAGCTGCAAGACTTTCACTATCGAACTGACTCACTCCGGCAACCTGCCGAAGAACGTCATGGGCCATAACCTGGTGATCAGCAAAGAAGCTGACATGCAGCCAATCGCTACCGCTGGCCTGGCCGCCGGTATCGACAAGAACTACCTGCCCGAAGGTGACGCGCGCATCATCGCTCACACCAAGATCATCGGCGCCAAGGAAACCGATTCGGTGACCTTTGACGTATCGAAGCTGGACGCCGCTGAAAAATACGGCTTCTTCTGCTCGTTCCCTGGCCACATCTCGATGATGAAAGGCACTGTCACCCTCAAGTAA
- a CDS encoding aldehyde dehydrogenase family protein: MVAALLDRLGVNPALYQNGKVPVHSPIDGSRIAAVNWEGPAEVEQHISRADHAFEQWRKVPAPRRGELVRQFGEVLREYKADLGELVSWEAGKITQEGLGEVQEMIDICDFAVGLSRQLYGLTIASERPGHHMRETWHPLGVVGVISAFNFPVAVWAWNTTLALVCGNPVVWKPSEKTPLTALACQALFDRVVKNFTDAPANLCQVIIGGRDAGEALVDDPRVALISATGSTRMGREVAPKVAARFARSILELGGNNAMILGPSADLDMAVRAILFSAVGTAGQRCTTLRRLIAHESVKEEIVTRLKAAYSKVRIGNPLEGNLVGPLIDKHSFENMQDALEQALSEGGRVFGGKRQLEDQFPNAYYVSPAIVEMPEQSDVVCSETFAPILYVVGYNDFQEALRLNNAVPQGLSSCIFTTDVREAEQFMSAVGSDCGIANVNIGPSGAEIGGAFGGEKETGGGRESGSDAWRAYMRRQTNTVNYSLELPLAQGITFD, translated from the coding sequence ATGGTTGCCGCATTGCTTGATCGTCTTGGTGTGAACCCGGCCCTTTATCAGAACGGCAAAGTGCCGGTGCATTCGCCGATCGACGGCAGCCGCATCGCCGCCGTCAACTGGGAAGGCCCGGCCGAAGTCGAGCAGCACATCAGTCGCGCAGATCATGCGTTCGAGCAGTGGCGCAAGGTGCCGGCCCCGCGTCGCGGCGAACTGGTGCGTCAATTCGGTGAAGTGCTGCGCGAATACAAGGCTGATCTTGGCGAGCTGGTTTCTTGGGAGGCTGGCAAGATTACTCAGGAAGGCCTGGGTGAAGTGCAGGAGATGATCGACATCTGCGATTTCGCCGTCGGCCTGTCTCGCCAGCTGTACGGTTTGACCATTGCCTCCGAGCGTCCGGGCCACCATATGCGCGAAACCTGGCATCCACTGGGCGTGGTCGGGGTGATCAGCGCGTTCAACTTCCCGGTCGCGGTGTGGGCGTGGAACACCACGCTGGCGCTGGTCTGCGGCAACCCGGTGGTGTGGAAACCGTCGGAGAAAACCCCGCTGACCGCGTTGGCCTGTCAGGCGCTGTTCGACCGCGTGGTGAAGAACTTCACCGATGCGCCGGCGAATCTTTGCCAGGTGATTATTGGTGGTCGCGATGCTGGCGAAGCCTTGGTCGATGACCCGCGTGTTGCGTTGATCAGCGCCACCGGCAGCACGCGCATGGGCCGTGAAGTGGCGCCGAAAGTCGCCGCGCGTTTTGCCCGCAGCATTCTGGAACTGGGCGGTAACAACGCGATGATCCTCGGCCCAAGCGCCGATCTCGACATGGCGGTGCGCGCGATTCTGTTCAGCGCCGTCGGCACTGCTGGGCAGCGTTGCACTACGCTGCGTCGTTTGATCGCCCATGAGTCGGTCAAAGAAGAAATCGTCACTCGCCTCAAGGCTGCCTACTCGAAAGTGCGCATCGGCAATCCGCTGGAAGGCAATCTGGTCGGCCCGTTGATCGACAAACACAGCTTCGAAAACATGCAGGACGCACTGGAGCAGGCGTTGAGCGAGGGTGGTCGGGTGTTTGGCGGCAAGCGCCAACTGGAAGATCAATTCCCTAACGCCTATTACGTGTCGCCGGCCATCGTTGAAATGCCGGAGCAAAGTGATGTGGTCTGCAGCGAAACCTTCGCTCCGATTCTCTACGTGGTCGGTTATAACGATTTCCAAGAAGCGCTGCGCCTGAACAACGCTGTACCTCAAGGCCTGTCGTCGTGCATTTTCACCACGGATGTGCGTGAAGCCGAGCAGTTCATGTCGGCGGTTGGCAGCGACTGCGGCATCGCCAACGTCAACATCGGCCCGAGCGGTGCCGAAATTGGCGGCGCGTTTGGTGGCGAGAAAGAGACCGGTGGTGGTCGTGAGTCGGGCTCCGACGCATGGCGCGCGTACATGCGCCGCCAGACCAACACCGTGAACTACTCGCTGGAGCTGCCGCTGGCGCAGGGCATCACTTTCGACTGA
- a CDS encoding LysR family transcriptional regulator gives MLNKRHLPSITALQCFEAVTRHLSFTRAAEELNLTQSAVSKQVAQLEELLQHLLFRRVRRRLQMTPAGDLYLVEVRKILSQVEMSTHYLRSYGGETEVLRVSTPSTFGARWLVPRLKGWRLRHPSIHLDLCNEQEADDLLQGRSDLAFYFGQGSRPGTECLKLFGEELVPVCAPGSLPDTPFTDPTQLTDLVLLQNASRPQAWHDWFDSQGYQTEHSYHGPRFETFYMCIRAAQVGCGVALLPRFLVEEELTDGKLVIPFEHAMPSTDAYYLAYPEHAAEVPKVRDFVKWMLEQIDSPEI, from the coding sequence ATGCTGAACAAACGCCACTTGCCCTCGATCACCGCGTTGCAGTGCTTCGAGGCCGTGACCCGGCACTTGAGCTTTACCCGCGCCGCCGAGGAGTTGAACCTTACCCAGAGCGCGGTGAGTAAACAGGTCGCGCAGCTGGAAGAGCTGTTGCAGCACTTGTTGTTCCGCCGCGTGCGTCGGCGCTTGCAGATGACCCCGGCCGGGGATTTGTACTTGGTCGAAGTAAGAAAAATTCTCTCGCAAGTGGAGATGTCGACGCATTACCTGCGCTCCTACGGCGGCGAAACTGAAGTCCTGCGCGTCTCTACGCCTTCGACCTTCGGCGCGCGCTGGCTGGTGCCGCGCCTGAAAGGCTGGCGGCTGCGCCATCCTTCCATTCATTTGGACTTGTGCAACGAGCAGGAAGCCGATGATCTGCTGCAAGGGCGCAGCGATCTGGCGTTCTACTTCGGCCAGGGTTCACGGCCCGGCACCGAATGCCTGAAGTTGTTCGGCGAAGAGCTGGTACCGGTCTGCGCGCCGGGCAGCCTGCCGGACACACCGTTTACTGACCCGACGCAACTCACCGATCTGGTCCTGCTGCAAAATGCCTCGCGCCCACAGGCATGGCACGACTGGTTCGACAGTCAGGGTTATCAGACCGAACACAGCTACCACGGCCCGCGTTTCGAAACCTTTTATATGTGCATCCGTGCCGCGCAGGTTGGCTGCGGTGTGGCGTTGTTGCCGAGGTTTCTGGTGGAAGAGGAATTGACCGACGGCAAACTGGTCATTCCCTTTGAGCATGCCATGCCCAGCACTGATGCCTATTACCTGGCGTACCCGGAGCATGCGGCGGAAGTGCCGAAGGTGCGGGATTTTGTGAAGTGGATGCTGGAGCAGATCGACAGCCCGGAGATTTGA
- a CDS encoding circularly permuted type 2 ATP-grasp protein, whose translation MPDLLDRYPLTAGTYHELLEGSGAVRPHWRRLFDQLQRSTPAQLVQRQALLARQIQENGVTYNVYADPKGADRPWELDLLPHVIAADEWQQLSAGIAQRARLLNAVLADLYGPQRLISEGLLPAELVFGHNNFLWPCQHIAPPEEIFLHLYAVDLARTPDGRWWVTADRTQAPSGAGYALENRTIVSRAFPELYRDLKVQHLAGFFRALQEILARQAPSDDEAPLVVLLTPGRFNESYFEHLYLARQLGYPLVEGGDLTVRDATVYLKTLSGLRRVHAIMRRLDDDFCDPLELRTDSALGVPGLLEAVRQGRVLVANALGSGVLESPGLLGFLPKINQYLFGEELILPSIATWWCGEAPVLAQALEKLPELLIKPAFPSQSFAPVFGRDLSEKQRQVLAERMQARPYAYVAQELAQLSHAPIWQAENGQLQPRAIGMRMYAVASGEGYRVLPGGLTRVAAEADAEVVSMQRGGASKDTWVLGDRPPSGEQWKSQRSVGVHDLVRRDPYLPSRVVENLFWFGRYCERCDDSARLLRIMLARYVDGDDPQALQAAVDLGERLTLLPDEGELPERLLAALLGEDWSFSLRSNLQRLQWAASQVRGKLSRENWQALVELQREAMDLDTDEPDFGELLDFLNRLVMSLAALSGFALDDMTRDEGWRFLMIGRRIERLQFLSSSLAAFLRGAGAFDQAGLEWLLELGNSSITYRSRYLAVAQLIPVLDLLLLDEQNPHAVLFQLKLVTRTLKRLNDDFGVPREAGLPQLVERLARFDLGCLENPLFGESSVRAALNGLADLLQEIADASGQVSDRLALRHFAHVDDVSQRTVSV comes from the coding sequence ATGCCTGACCTGCTAGACCGCTACCCGCTTACGGCGGGCACTTATCATGAACTGCTCGAAGGCAGTGGTGCGGTGCGCCCGCACTGGCGGCGGCTGTTCGATCAGTTACAGCGCAGCACCCCGGCGCAACTGGTGCAGCGTCAGGCATTGCTGGCACGGCAGATTCAGGAAAACGGTGTCACGTATAACGTCTATGCCGATCCCAAAGGCGCGGATCGGCCTTGGGAACTGGATCTGCTGCCGCATGTGATAGCCGCCGATGAATGGCAGCAATTGTCGGCAGGCATCGCTCAGCGTGCGCGCCTGCTTAATGCTGTGTTGGCGGACTTGTACGGCCCGCAACGGCTGATCAGCGAGGGTTTGTTGCCGGCAGAGCTGGTGTTTGGTCACAACAATTTTCTCTGGCCGTGTCAGCATATCGCGCCGCCGGAAGAGATATTTCTGCACCTGTACGCCGTGGATCTGGCACGTACGCCGGACGGGCGCTGGTGGGTGACTGCCGATCGCACACAAGCGCCATCGGGCGCCGGGTATGCCCTGGAAAACCGCACCATCGTGTCCCGTGCCTTTCCCGAGTTGTACCGCGATCTGAAGGTGCAGCATCTGGCGGGTTTCTTCCGCGCATTGCAGGAAATCCTCGCGCGTCAGGCGCCAAGTGACGATGAGGCGCCGCTGGTGGTGCTGCTCACACCGGGGCGCTTCAACGAAAGTTATTTCGAACATTTGTATCTGGCTCGTCAGCTTGGTTACCCGCTGGTCGAGGGCGGTGACCTGACGGTGCGCGATGCCACGGTCTATCTGAAAACCCTCAGTGGTCTGCGTCGGGTGCACGCGATCATGCGCCGGCTCGATGATGATTTCTGCGATCCGCTGGAGCTGCGCACGGACTCGGCGCTTGGCGTACCCGGGTTGCTTGAGGCGGTGCGTCAGGGCCGCGTGCTGGTGGCCAACGCATTGGGCAGTGGCGTGCTGGAGTCGCCGGGATTGCTTGGGTTTCTGCCCAAGATCAATCAATACCTGTTTGGCGAAGAACTGATCCTGCCGTCGATTGCGACGTGGTGGTGCGGTGAGGCGCCGGTATTGGCGCAAGCCCTGGAAAAACTGCCCGAACTGCTGATCAAACCGGCGTTCCCCTCGCAAAGCTTCGCACCTGTGTTCGGCCGTGATCTGAGTGAAAAACAGCGTCAGGTGCTTGCCGAGCGCATGCAGGCACGCCCTTATGCTTATGTGGCGCAAGAATTGGCTCAGTTGTCCCACGCGCCGATCTGGCAGGCAGAAAATGGACAACTGCAACCACGGGCGATCGGCATGCGTATGTACGCCGTGGCCAGTGGTGAGGGTTATCGCGTGCTTCCCGGTGGTTTGACCCGGGTGGCCGCCGAGGCCGATGCCGAAGTGGTATCAATGCAGCGCGGCGGCGCCAGCAAGGACACTTGGGTGCTCGGTGATCGCCCGCCCAGTGGCGAGCAATGGAAGAGTCAGCGAAGCGTCGGCGTGCACGATCTGGTGCGACGCGACCCTTATCTCCCGTCGCGAGTCGTTGAGAACCTGTTCTGGTTCGGCCGTTACTGTGAGCGCTGTGACGACAGTGCGCGGCTGCTGCGCATCATGCTTGCGCGGTATGTCGATGGTGATGACCCGCAAGCGTTGCAGGCGGCGGTCGACCTCGGTGAGCGGCTGACGTTGCTGCCGGACGAAGGTGAACTTCCTGAGCGCCTGTTGGCAGCGCTGCTGGGTGAGGATTGGTCGTTCAGTCTGCGTTCCAACCTGCAGCGTTTGCAGTGGGCGGCCTCGCAGGTGCGTGGCAAGCTCTCGCGCGAGAACTGGCAGGCGTTGGTGGAGTTGCAGCGCGAAGCGATGGACCTGGACACCGACGAACCCGACTTCGGCGAGCTGCTGGATTTCCTGAATCGGCTGGTGATGTCGCTGGCGGCGTTGTCCGGGTTTGCCCTCGACGACATGACTCGCGACGAAGGCTGGCGGTTTCTGATGATTGGCCGGCGCATCGAGCGACTGCAGTTTCTCAGCAGCAGCCTCGCGGCATTTCTGCGTGGTGCCGGCGCATTCGATCAGGCTGGGCTGGAGTGGCTGCTGGAGTTGGGCAACAGCAGCATCACCTACCGCTCACGTTATCTGGCCGTGGCGCAATTGATTCCAGTGCTCGACCTGTTGCTGCTCGACGAGCAGAACCCGCACGCGGTGTTGTTCCAGTTGAAACTGGTGACCCGCACGTTAAAGCGCTTGAATGATGATTTCGGTGTTCCACGGGAAGCGGGGTTGCCGCAGTTGGTCGAGCGTCTTGCGCGTTTTGATCTGGGTTGCCTGGAGAACCCATTGTTCGGTGAGTCCAGCGTACGAGCGGCTCTGAATGGTCTGGCGGATCTGCTGCAAGAGATTGCAGATGCCAGCGGTCAGGTCTCGGATCGTCTGGCCCTGCGCCATTTCGCCCATGTCGATGACGTCAGCCAACGCACGGTGTCTGTCTGA
- the pncB gene encoding nicotinate phosphoribosyltransferase, whose product MSESVFADRIVQNLLDTDFYKLTMMQAVLHNYPNVEVEWEFRCRNSEDLRPYLAEIRFQIERLAELSLSADQLSFLERISFLKPDFLRFLGLFRFNLRYVHTGIENGELFIRLRGPWLHVILYEVPLLAIVSEVRNRYRYRETVLEQAREQLYRKFDWLTANASADELSQLQVADFGTRRRFSYGVQAEVVNVLKHDFPGRFVGTSNVHLSRELDMKPLGTMAHEWIMAHQQLGPRLIDSQIAALDCWVREYRGLLGIALTDCITTDAFLGDFDLFFAKLFDGLRHDSGDPVVWGEKCIAHYHRLGIDPMSKTLVFSDSLTLPKSLEIFRALHGRINVSFGIGTNLTCDIPGVEPMSIVLKMTACNGQPVAKISDEPGKSHCKDPNFVAYLRHVFQVPADPLSSKE is encoded by the coding sequence ATGAGCGAGAGTGTGTTTGCCGATCGCATCGTGCAGAACCTGCTCGACACCGACTTCTACAAACTGACGATGATGCAGGCGGTGCTGCACAACTACCCCAACGTCGAAGTCGAATGGGAGTTTCGTTGCCGTAATAGCGAAGATTTGCGCCCGTATCTGGCCGAGATCCGTTTTCAGATCGAGCGCCTGGCCGAACTGAGCCTGAGCGCCGATCAACTGAGTTTTCTTGAACGGATCAGCTTCCTCAAACCGGATTTCCTGCGTTTTCTCGGATTGTTCCGCTTCAACCTGCGCTACGTGCACACCGGCATCGAAAACGGCGAGCTGTTCATCCGTCTGCGCGGGCCGTGGCTGCATGTGATTCTCTATGAAGTGCCGTTGCTGGCGATCGTCAGCGAAGTGCGCAACCGCTATCGCTACCGCGAAACCGTGCTGGAACAGGCGCGCGAGCAGCTCTATCGCAAATTCGACTGGCTGACCGCCAATGCCTCGGCCGATGAGTTGTCGCAACTGCAAGTCGCCGATTTCGGCACCCGCCGACGTTTTTCGTATGGCGTGCAGGCAGAAGTGGTGAATGTGCTCAAGCACGACTTCCCCGGACGCTTCGTCGGCACCAGCAACGTGCACCTGTCCCGTGAACTGGACATGAAACCGCTGGGCACCATGGCTCACGAGTGGATCATGGCCCACCAGCAACTCGGCCCACGGCTGATCGACAGCCAGATCGCCGCGCTCGATTGCTGGGTCCGCGAATACCGTGGCCTGCTGGGGATTGCCCTCACCGACTGCATTACCACCGATGCCTTCCTCGGCGATTTCGATCTGTTCTTCGCCAAGCTGTTCGACGGCCTGCGCCACGACTCCGGCGATCCTGTGGTGTGGGGCGAAAAATGCATCGCCCACTATCACAGGCTCGGCATCGACCCGATGAGCAAGACCCTGGTGTTCTCCGACAGCCTGACCCTGCCCAAGTCGCTGGAGATCTTCCGCGCGCTGCACGGGCGGATCAACGTCAGCTTCGGCATCGGTACCAACCTCACCTGTGACATTCCGGGTGTCGAACCGATGAGCATCGTGCTTAAAATGACCGCCTGCAACGGCCAACCGGTGGCGAAGATCTCCGACGAGCCAGGCAAGTCCCACTGCAAAGACCCGAATTTCGTCGCCTACTTGCGACACGTGTTCCAGGTTCCTGCCGATCCTCTATCTAGCAAGGAGTGA
- a CDS encoding TIGR00730 family Rossman fold protein: MSLKSVCVFCGANAGTDPAYTEAAIALGRALAERKLTLVYGGGAVGLMGIVADAALAAGGEVIGIIPQSLMDKEIGHKSLTRLEVVDGMHARKARMAELSDAFIALPGGLGTLEELFEVWTWGQLGYHGKPLGLLEVNGFYSKLTAFLDRIVGEGFVRAPHRDMLQVSESPQTLLDALDNWKPTVTPKWVDQKPG; this comes from the coding sequence ATGTCTCTGAAATCCGTATGTGTATTTTGCGGTGCCAATGCGGGCACTGATCCGGCTTACACCGAAGCCGCCATTGCCCTTGGCCGGGCCTTGGCTGAACGTAAACTGACCCTGGTCTATGGCGGTGGTGCTGTGGGCTTGATGGGCATTGTCGCCGATGCCGCGCTGGCCGCTGGCGGTGAAGTGATCGGCATCATCCCGCAGAGCCTGATGGACAAGGAAATCGGCCACAAGAGCCTGACGCGTCTGGAAGTGGTCGATGGCATGCACGCGCGCAAGGCGCGCATGGCTGAACTGAGTGACGCGTTCATCGCCCTGCCCGGTGGTCTCGGCACACTGGAAGAGCTGTTCGAAGTCTGGACCTGGGGCCAGCTCGGTTACCACGGCAAGCCGCTGGGCCTGCTGGAAGTGAATGGTTTCTACAGCAAACTCACCGCTTTTCTTGACCGTATCGTCGGCGAAGGCTTCGTTCGGGCGCCACACCGTGACATGCTGCAAGTGAGCGAATCGCCGCAAACACTGCTCGATGCCCTGGATAACTGGAAGCCGACCGTCACGCCCAAATGGGTCGACCAAAAACCCGGCTAA
- the nadE gene encoding ammonia-dependent NAD(+) synthetase: MQAVQREIAEQLKVQPPFADYKALQAEVARRITFIQDCLVNSGLKTLVLGISGGVDSLTAGLLAQRAMRELRDQTGDNSYKFIAVRLPYETQFDEHDAQASVDFIAPDERHTVNIGPAVKSLASEVAAFEGKHAVSVDFVLGNTKARMRMVAQYTIAGAAHGLVIGTDHAAEAVMGFFTKFGDGACDLAPLSGLVKNQVRAIARSFGAPESLVEKVPTADLEDLSPGKPDEASHGVTYAEIDAFLHGEPVRQEAFDIIVATYNKTHHKRVMPFAP; this comes from the coding sequence ATGCAAGCCGTACAGCGTGAGATTGCTGAACAGCTCAAGGTGCAACCGCCGTTCGCCGACTACAAGGCTCTGCAGGCCGAAGTCGCCCGGCGCATTACCTTTATTCAGGATTGCCTGGTCAATTCCGGGCTCAAAACGCTGGTGCTGGGTATCAGCGGCGGTGTCGATTCGCTGACCGCCGGCCTGCTGGCCCAGCGCGCGATGCGTGAGCTGCGCGACCAGACCGGCGACAACAGCTACAAATTCATCGCCGTGCGCCTGCCGTACGAAACCCAGTTCGATGAACACGACGCTCAGGCTTCGGTGGATTTCATCGCTCCGGACGAGCGACACACCGTCAACATCGGCCCGGCGGTGAAATCGCTGGCCAGTGAAGTCGCGGCGTTTGAAGGCAAGCACGCGGTGTCGGTGGACTTTGTGCTCGGCAACACCAAGGCACGCATGCGCATGGTCGCCCAATACACCATCGCCGGCGCGGCGCACGGCTTGGTGATCGGTACCGATCATGCGGCGGAAGCGGTGATGGGTTTCTTCACCAAGTTCGGCGACGGCGCTTGTGATCTGGCACCGCTCAGTGGTCTGGTGAAGAATCAGGTGCGGGCGATTGCGCGCAGCTTTGGTGCGCCAGAGTCACTGGTCGAGAAAGTGCCAACTGCGGACCTTGAGGATCTGTCGCCGGGCAAACCGGACGAAGCGTCCCATGGTGTGACCTATGCCGAAATCGATGCGTTCCTGCACGGTGAGCCGGTGCGTCAGGAAGCGTTCGACATCATCGTCGCGACCTACAACAAGACCCATCACAAACGCGTGATGCCGTTCGCACCCTGA
- a CDS encoding transglutaminase family protein has protein sequence MNARYQIFHDTCYHYDSPVSLAQQLAHLWPRKCEWQRCTDQQLLISPDPTARRDELDVFGNPLTRLAFERPHDELQVNAQLTVEVLARPALDFKQSPAWELTRDALSYSSQPLSAELLEACRYRFQSPYVHLKRSFVEFSQCCFPPDTPLLLGVQDLMQKIFSEFTFDAEATQVATPLVEVLERRRGVCQDFAHLMLACVRSRGLAARYISGYLLTQPPPGQPRLIGADASHAWVSVFCPVLGWVDFDPTNNVQPALEHITLAWGRDFSDVSPLRGVILGGGNHDPEVRVTVMPLD, from the coding sequence ATGAATGCTCGATACCAGATCTTCCACGACACCTGTTACCACTACGACAGCCCGGTGTCCCTGGCGCAGCAACTGGCGCACTTGTGGCCGCGAAAATGCGAATGGCAGCGCTGCACCGATCAGCAATTGCTGATCAGTCCGGACCCGACAGCACGCCGTGATGAGCTGGATGTGTTTGGTAATCCGTTGACCCGGCTGGCCTTTGAGCGGCCGCATGACGAATTGCAGGTCAATGCACAACTCACCGTTGAAGTGCTGGCGCGGCCGGCGCTGGACTTCAAGCAGTCACCCGCGTGGGAGCTGACCCGCGATGCGCTGAGTTACAGCAGTCAGCCGTTGTCCGCTGAATTACTCGAAGCCTGTCGCTACCGGTTTCAGTCACCGTACGTGCATCTGAAGCGCAGTTTCGTCGAATTCTCGCAATGTTGTTTTCCGCCGGACACGCCGTTGCTGCTGGGCGTGCAGGACTTGATGCAGAAGATCTTCAGCGAATTCACTTTCGATGCCGAGGCGACTCAGGTGGCGACACCGCTGGTGGAGGTGCTGGAGCGACGACGCGGGGTTTGTCAGGACTTTGCGCATTTGATGCTGGCGTGCGTGCGCTCGCGAGGCTTGGCGGCGCGCTACATCAGTGGTTATTTGCTGACGCAGCCGCCACCGGGGCAGCCACGCTTGATCGGCGCCGATGCGTCGCACGCCTGGGTGTCGGTGTTTTGTCCGGTGCTGGGCTGGGTGGATTTCGATCCGACCAACAATGTGCAGCCGGCGCTGGAGCACATCACGCTGGCGTGGGGGCGGGATTTTTCCGACGTGTCACCGTTGCGCGGGGTGATCCTTGGCGGCGGCAATCACGACCCGGAAGTGCGCGTTACCGTAATGCCCCTGGATTAA